The Candidatus Nealsonbacteria bacterium CG07_land_8_20_14_0_80_39_13 nucleotide sequence AGGGCAGGGGAGGTTAAACGAATTCTCGTTACAATGGGGGGGGTAGACCATGAAAATCAGACTGCTAAAGTGCTTAAAGGAATCAAAATGCTTGGAAGGAATGATATTTCAGTTGATGTAATTCTTGGAGCATCAAATCCAAATAGAAGCAAAATTGAAGAAATGATATCTGAGATGCAAAACGCTAAGTGTTTCAATAATGTAAAAAATATGGCGGATTTTATGGTTAAAGCGGACATTGCAATAGGCGCAAGCGGTAGCACTACTTGGGAAAGGTGCTGTTTAGGACTGCCATCTATCGTCATGGTGCTTGCTGATAATCAGAAAGATATAGCGGAAGAACTTGGAAAAGAAGGCGTGGTAGTAAATCTTGGATGGCATGAAGATGTGACGGAAATGGATATAAAGAATGCCGTAGAAAACTTGCTTGCAGATTCGGATAAAAGGGAAAAGATGAACTTAAAAGGTAAAGAAATGGTAGACGGGATAGGTATAAAAAAAGTTGTTGAGAAAATAATTGAGGTAGATTTAGCTAAAGCAGCCTCATAAATAAATGCTTTTATATTTCAATACCATTGTAATATATTGCACATATTTAGTGGTGATAAAATATATTATAGGAACGCAGTAGAAAACTTGCTGATAGCTTATTAATATGACAGAAATAAAACTATATCTGGATTTATGCGTTTATAATAGACCATTTGATTATCAAGGTCAGGAGCGAGTAGCCTTAGAGACAAGCGCCTTTATTTATATTTTGGAAAAGATAGAGAACGGAGCTTATACGCTTATTATTTCAGAAGCGCTTGCATATGAAAATAATAAAAATCCTGACGAAGATAAAAGGATCAGAGTTGCCACCTATTTCCAATTAGCTAAAGAGTTTACAGAAATAGATGAAACAAGTATTGAAAGAGCAAAGTTTATTAAAAGTTTAGGGTTTTCTGATATTGACGCATTGCATATATCATTAGCTGAAAAAGCGAATGTGTGTTATTTTGTCACATGCGATGATGATATAATAAAGTTATACAAGAAGAATGTGGATGCAATAAAGGTCAAAATAGTCAGCTTAATAGAATTGATTGGATTGGAGGAATAAAATATGGGGCTTGCATTGGCAGAAATAAAAAATAAAGGATGGATGGTTTTAGTAAAGGAATTGGGATATTCCGGAGCTACTAAATTTATTTTACT carries:
- the pseG gene encoding UDP-2,4-diacetamido-2,4,6-trideoxy-beta-L-altropyranose hydrolase, with the protein product MDIGTGHVMRCLTLADELMERGADLSFVCRKAPGNLIQHIEDKGYRVYPLPPDIDLSVDKDLTQKILQKQTELIDWLIIDHYEIDILWESYLRKYVKKIMVIDDLANRYHDCDILLDQNISVKGNRYNGFVPLHCLKLLGPEYALLMQEFAQARMSLKERAGEVKRILVTMGGVDHENQTAKVLKGIKMLGRNDISVDVILGASNPNRSKIEEMISEMQNAKCFNNVKNMADFMVKADIAIGASGSTTWERCCLGLPSIVMVLADNQKDIAEELGKEGVVVNLGWHEDVTEMDIKNAVENLLADSDKREKMNLKGKEMVDGIGIKKVVEKIIEVDLAKAAS